GACTGACGGGAAACCCTCGAACGTGTCGAAGCCGACGACCTTGCGGCTCATGTTGTAGGGTTCGTAGATGTGGCGCATCGTCGTGAACAGCGCCATGTTCTGCCCCCAGCGCACGCCGAACTCCATGATGACGCCATGCGTATGCAGGGCCTTCGAATAGAGATCATGCATGAAGAGGATGCGCGCCAGCGACGGGCGGTTCAGGAACAGGCCGAGGTTCGCGTGGAATTCACGCGGAGGCATCGGCGACGTCTTCATCAGTTCCTGCAGCCGGCTATAGGCAGCCACTTCGTCCATGGCGGCATAGGTGAAGTTCTGCGCATCTTGCGGATCGTTTGAGGTCATAGTCTGCGCTCATAAGCCAATTGAATGTGAAGTTTCATCGTGGTTCGGCGAACGCGCGAAGCGGAGATCAATCCGCAAGTCGCCTGAGATTTCTCGCGCCGGTTTTCAGTCCGCCGTAGTAGTAGTCATTGAAGCCTGCGGCTTCCATCAGCTCGAATACCTTCGGCATGTTGTACTCGACCCGATGCAGTTCGAAGCTCTTGCCGTCGAACGTTGCGAACGCCGCCCGTGGATCGCCGTCGCGGGGCTGTCCGACCGATCCGGGATTGCAATAGGTCTTTCCGCCGAAGTGATGGACACTTTGCACGTGGGTATGGCCGCTTACAAAAATGCTGCCGGACAGTCGCGCAAAATAGGCTTCGTCGGGCTCCTTGATGTATTCATCGATCGGGTCCGACCATCCGCCATGTACGACTTGAGCGTCCCCTACTTGCATGTGCACCCGAAACGTCCGTAGCCAGTTCAGATTCTCGGGCGTGATCACCTTGCGCTGATGGACCAGACATTCGTTGACGCTCTTGGATCGAATGCAAAAGCCCCCAAAGCCCAGATACCAGTCATGGTTGCCAAGAAGGCTTTTGATGCCGCGCCTTTTCAGCTCGTCGCAGCATTCGTTCACCTGGGAATAGTATCCGACCACGTCGCCGACGCAGAAGATCTCGGTGATGCGCATGCGGTCGAGCTCGGCGAGAACCGCCGTCAGCGCCTCGAAGTTCCCATGGATGTCAGAGATGAACGCTATTTTCATAGAAGATATGATCCTCCGTATAGCGGACGGCTCGACCGCGCTTGATGTCCGGCTGGACCGGCATCCGGTTCTCGATGGCCATGTCAACCGCCATCAGTGCTTCGTTGTATCCGAAGGCGGCGCGTATCGACGTGGACGAAGAGATCCTCGGATTGATCTCGAGCAGCTTCAGGCCGTGGTCGGTCCTGCGAAACTGGAAATTGGTCGGTCCGACGGGAGAGAACGCCTGACATAGATCCCGAACCGCTTCGGAAAACTCCGCTTCATCGACGACCTCGGCCTTTTCCGTGAACCCGTCCTTGGAGAGCTTTCGTCGAAGCGCCATGATCGTCGAATAGCTCCCACGGCCATCGCAAAACGCGGACACCGTGAATTCCTCGTCATCGCGTCCGACGATAGGCTGGGCCATCAGTGTCGGCTTCGTCGCGGGATCAATCCCGGCAAATTGCTCCGCAGTTGCGACCACCACGAGTCCCTTGGAGCCAAAGCCCCGGCGAGGTTTCAGCAGAAACGGCAGGCCGCATTTCTCTTTGAGAAAATCGAAGTCCATCTCCAGATGGCTCGGGATCGCATAGGGCAGCTTCAGTTCGAGCTGGCGCTGGTAAAACGCCCATTTGTCGGAGCATCTGGCGATAAGGTCGGGTGAATTCAGGACGACCCTGGTTCCGGTCGATTCAATCTCGGCCAGTCGGTCCGCCCATTTGTACATGTCTGCGTCGATGCCGGGGATCGCCACGTCGACGCGATGCTTGCGCAGCAGCGCGAGAAGCCAATCGAGGTAATCAGGCACATCCGTCCTGGGCACCCGTTCAAAGACGTCGCAGAATCCCGGCGCCACCGAGTCGGTATAGATCGAGGTGCCGATGAGCTTCATCGGGCTGTTCGATCGTTTCAGGGAGCGCAAGATTCCGTAGCCGACGATTCCCGCGGCACCGGAAACCAAGATCGTTCTCATGACGCCTGCCTTCGATGAGCCACTTCCATCCGCATTCCCTGCTCCATGGAGATGCGGGGAAAATAGTCGAGCAGTCGGAACAGCGTCTCGTCACAAGCAAAGCCATTGCTCGGGATGTCAGGCTTGTCTTTCAGGAAGGCGACCTTGCTCTTGCTCGCGAAGGCGGAAATGGCCGCCGCCGCAATTTGCGAGTAGGTGACATTGTCGGGGTGCACGCAAGGGTAGGTGCCTTCAATCTTCGTCGCAATGACGGCCGAGATGATCCTGGCTACGTCCTGTGCGTGAATGAAGTTCCGCAAAGGATCGTTCGAGCCAAACAGATTTATGTCTTCATGGCCCTGGGCCTTGTCCATGATGGTGTACAGGAACGGCTGATGCCTTCGAAACCCTGGTCCCACACCATAAATCTGGGAAGGCTTCAGGACCGCGACCGGCAGGTGGAATTCCCGGCCGCAAAACTGCGCGACGTCTTCTGAGTGCCTTTTTGAGAGCGAGTAGGCGCCGAAGAAGGGAGACGCGCTGTCGAGGTCCGAAAAAATGCTGGAGATGTGCACAAGGTGCTTTGCGCCTGCCTTCGAGCTGGCATGGCAGAGCTTCATCACGCCAAGCACGTTGACATCCGTAGCTTGCAGGATGTCGGTCGGTTCCTTGCTCCCGAAAGCCGCGGCCACGTTCACGACGCACTCGATCCCGTCAGGAATTTGAATGTCGCGCGAACACAAGTCCAATTCGACATCGCAGCCCTTGCGCCCCGCCGTCAGCAGCTCGTACCGTTCACGCAGAAGCGGGATGAGCGTCTGAGCCAGCGAAGAGGTCCCCCCAACGAGCAGGACCCTCATGATCGCGGCGGATCGACTGGAGTGAGCTGAGCCAGCATCCCGGAGGAAAGTTCCGGGTAGTCAATTCCGATCTCGCACATGGCCTGAATGATGCTGTCCGCGAGATTCAGCGACAGGATCTGACTGGTCGCGAGGGGCTTTAGATAGATACCTTCCAGTTTTTCGATTTTGTAACCGGCATCGCTCACCAGCCTGGTGAGTGAGCTGACCGTAAAGTAGCGCTGATGCCCGAGGAGGAGATCGTTCTCCGAGAGAGCCTCCATATCGGGCAGCATCCCCGCTAGATGTCCCACCCTCCGGTTCATGACCTCGGCGTTCGGGACCGCGACAAAAAGCTTGCCTGTAGGTGTCAGGAACTTTCTGAAGCGCTTCAAGATCAAAAGGGGGTCGTCGACATGCTCGAGGACGAACCCCATGACAATGAGGTCGAAACGTTCCTTGGTATCGAACTCCTCGAAGTAGGTTTCGATGACTTCGCTTCTGTTGTCCGGAAATTTCAGCTTGAAGTTCTGGATGACTGCGGGAGAGCCCTCAAGAACGACATGGCGCGCGCATCGGTCCGAAAAAATCTCGGTGGCAAAACCATGCCCCAATCCCAGATCCAGAACGGAACGCGGATCCTTGACGACGTGAGCAATCCGTTTCGGATACCAGGTCAGTAGAATTTCGTTGTCGAAATCGTAGATGTTCTTGCCTTGATAGGCCGCGACATGGACGTCCAGTTGATTGCTCGTGGCCAAATGACCGTCCTCTCCACCGAAGACCAGATCGAAAGACCGGACAAGGTGCGCCGGTCGCTATTTGCTGCCATATCAGCGCCCCCTTTGATTCGCCACGCGGCGGAGCGATGAGGCGAAGGCGGTGTCAAGCTTCGTGCAAGCTACAGGCGGGATAGTTGAATGGCGGCGAGCTTCCCGAAGATTCGGGAGGCGGGTTGTTGCCTGCTGACCCCTGATCCGAAAGGTTCCTGATGAATTATCACGACGGCACTCTCGCAAGGGCGGACGAGATCTCGAGACAGCCGTCGTCGCTGACGCGGGATGAGGTTTACCAGATCTGCCTTCGGCATCTGAAATCGGGCGAGCTTGAGCAAGCCGTGGCTCGTTGCCGGGAAGGGCTCGCCGCAGACGAAAACCATGCTGGGCTGCTTCACTTGATGGCCGGTGTGTCGCTGCTCAACGGAAATTACGATGCCGCCATCCACTGGGCCGGGCGTGCTCTCACGAACGAGATGAAGGCGACTTATCTCGCGACGTTCGGGACGGCCCTGCAAGGCAAGGGGATGCAGGAGCCCGCGCTCGAGGCGTTTCGGCGCGCGGTGGAGCTCGATCCCGTCGATCCCTCTATCTGGGAGAATTACGGCCACGCCTTGAACAGGGCGGGGCATATCAACCAGGCGAGTCTCTGCTTCCTGATCGGGAGGGCGTATCAGAAATTGCCGTTCCTGGCGGAGTGCCGTTCTGCTCCGCGCAGCGGCTGGAACGCCCTGACAGAGAAGTTCAACGCGCATCTTCAGAGCCGATCGGCGCCGGGAGAGACCCGCGATCCCATCCATTGCTTTTGGTCGATGGGGCCGCTCGGCGAGATGCAGCGTCTCTCGCTCCAGTCGATGATCCGCCAGGGCCATCCGGTCAAGCTCTACACCTATGACGACGTGGCCGCCGTGCAGGCGGTTGTGCCACCCGGGGTCATCGTGGCCGACGCCGGAAACGTCGTGCCGGCTTCGATCTGCCAGCACGCGGTCAAGAACAGCGAGATCCGCTATTTCAGCGACATCTTCCGCTATGCCGTTCTTCATGAGTTCGGCGGGTGGTGGCTCGACACGGACATCGTCCTCGTGAAGCCCCTGGATTTCGGCAGGGAGCACGTGTTCTCCACGCAATGGTCGGGAGTCGAGAACGGCCATGTTTGCGCCGGCGACGTGATGCGCGCGCCCAAGGGCTCGCTTCACATGGCCAATCTGTATGCCTTGTCGCAACGGCGCCTCTTCGGCGAGAAGCGCGTCGAATACGGCGCGGTGGGGCCGTTGCTGCTGAGCGAATATCTGCTTCTGTCAGATGACGAGGAACTCCAGTCGTCGATCTTGCCACCGACAACCTTCAATGCGATCGCCTGGCATGAAGTGGACCTGTTCGCCTCCGAAAGCCGGGCCGGCTTCGAGCTGTTGAGCGATCCCCGTGTGACGGGTATCCATCTATGGGGAAAAAGCTGGGCCGACAGGAGCATGCGCTTCGAGGCCGTTTCCGAGCAAAGCGTGGCCGGTTATCTCAAGAAGCTGGTTCTCGAGCCGATTGGCTGACGCAGCTGGCGGCGAAGTTCGACTAGGACAAGGGCGCGCAAGGCGCATCCGTCGGACGCGCGCAATAATCTGAAGCGCGATGACGATTCATCCTGATCTCATCGCACTTTAGTCGATCATCTCGGCCCTGGTTGCCGGCTGGCCCGGCTCGCCCTGATCGCGCCAGAACCAGACCGTCACGACGCCGGAGCGGCCGCGGATCGGGGTGAGCAGGGGGCCGGACAAAATGCCCTCGGGAGCGCCCTGGAAGTCGGCCGCGTCCAGCAGCGTATCGGTCAGCGCGAGCCGCGCGCAGTTCTGGGCGGCGACCTCCATCAGGCGGCTCGCGACATTGACGGTGTCGCCGTTCGCCGTGATGTGCTGATGGCTTTCGCCGAGACGGGAGGCGACGATCGGGCCGCAATGCGCGCCGATCTTGAAACCGAGTTGACCGCGGATTGCGGGCGGCAACGAAGCGATCCAGCGATCGACGCTGCGATAGAGCTCGATCGAACATTTCAGCGCGCGCGCCGCGTCGTCCGGCATCGCGCTTGGCAGGCCGAACAGGATCATTGCGCCGTCGCCGAGAAAGCTGGTGATCATGCCGCCACAATCGATCGCAGTCTTGTCGATCAACACATGGAATGCCTCGAGAACGTCCTGGAGCTCGTCCGGATCAATCCGTTCGGTCAATGTCGTGAAGCCGGAGAGATCGATAAAGACGGCGGCACCGTCCTGCCGGACCGGCTTCAACAGGAAATTCGGATCGCGCGCCAGCCACTCCTGCACGGCGGGTGCCTGCAGTTGCGCCAGCGACCGGCTCTTGGCCGTAAGATATTGCGTGCGGCGGCCGCCCGCCCACAGCTGCACGCCGGCAAACACCGCAACCGGGGGCACCGCGGCCGCGAGCGTGGTTGCGGCATTCAGCCAGATGCCGTGCGTGAACGCGAACAGGTTGAGCCCGGCCCAGGCGATCATCACGATAGCTGCCGCCACGATGCCGAGCGCGCTGCGCCGCCAGGCGAGCAGGCCGACCAACAGCATCGGCAGCAGGATCGCGGTGAGCGCGTCGGTGATGTGCACCTTGCGGTCGCGCACGATGCCATCGCCGGCGACGAGATGCGTGATCGCGGTCGAGACCACCTCGACGCCGGGCATCAGGGAATCGAACGGCGTCGGATAGAAGTCGCCGCCGCCAGCGACCGCGGCGCCGATCACGACGATACGGTTCTCTATCGCGGCGCGATCGAGCGTGCCGTCGAAGATGCTCTGCGCGCTGACGGTGCGGATGGTGCGGCGCGGGCCGTAATA
This is a stretch of genomic DNA from Bradyrhizobium sp. CB2312. It encodes these proteins:
- a CDS encoding metallophosphoesterase family protein yields the protein MKIAFISDIHGNFEALTAVLAELDRMRITEIFCVGDVVGYYSQVNECCDELKRRGIKSLLGNHDWYLGFGGFCIRSKSVNECLVHQRKVITPENLNWLRTFRVHMQVGDAQVVHGGWSDPIDEYIKEPDEAYFARLSGSIFVSGHTHVQSVHHFGGKTYCNPGSVGQPRDGDPRAAFATFDGKSFELHRVEYNMPKVFELMEAAGFNDYYYGGLKTGARNLRRLAD
- a CDS encoding ATP-grasp domain-containing protein; amino-acid sequence: MRTILVSGAAGIVGYGILRSLKRSNSPMKLIGTSIYTDSVAPGFCDVFERVPRTDVPDYLDWLLALLRKHRVDVAIPGIDADMYKWADRLAEIESTGTRVVLNSPDLIARCSDKWAFYQRQLELKLPYAIPSHLEMDFDFLKEKCGLPFLLKPRRGFGSKGLVVVATAEQFAGIDPATKPTLMAQPIVGRDDEEFTVSAFCDGRGSYSTIMALRRKLSKDGFTEKAEVVDEAEFSEAVRDLCQAFSPVGPTNFQFRRTDHGLKLLEINPRISSSTSIRAAFGYNEALMAVDMAIENRMPVQPDIKRGRAVRYTEDHIFYENSVHL
- a CDS encoding NAD(P)-dependent oxidoreductase; translated protein: MRVLLVGGTSSLAQTLIPLLRERYELLTAGRKGCDVELDLCSRDIQIPDGIECVVNVAAAFGSKEPTDILQATDVNVLGVMKLCHASSKAGAKHLVHISSIFSDLDSASPFFGAYSLSKRHSEDVAQFCGREFHLPVAVLKPSQIYGVGPGFRRHQPFLYTIMDKAQGHEDINLFGSNDPLRNFIHAQDVARIISAVIATKIEGTYPCVHPDNVTYSQIAAAAISAFASKSKVAFLKDKPDIPSNGFACDETLFRLLDYFPRISMEQGMRMEVAHRRQAS
- a CDS encoding class I SAM-dependent methyltransferase, with amino-acid sequence MATSNQLDVHVAAYQGKNIYDFDNEILLTWYPKRIAHVVKDPRSVLDLGLGHGFATEIFSDRCARHVVLEGSPAVIQNFKLKFPDNRSEVIETYFEEFDTKERFDLIVMGFVLEHVDDPLLILKRFRKFLTPTGKLFVAVPNAEVMNRRVGHLAGMLPDMEALSENDLLLGHQRYFTVSSLTRLVSDAGYKIEKLEGIYLKPLATSQILSLNLADSIIQAMCEIGIDYPELSSGMLAQLTPVDPPRS
- a CDS encoding glycosyltransferase gives rise to the protein MNYHDGTLARADEISRQPSSLTRDEVYQICLRHLKSGELEQAVARCREGLAADENHAGLLHLMAGVSLLNGNYDAAIHWAGRALTNEMKATYLATFGTALQGKGMQEPALEAFRRAVELDPVDPSIWENYGHALNRAGHINQASLCFLIGRAYQKLPFLAECRSAPRSGWNALTEKFNAHLQSRSAPGETRDPIHCFWSMGPLGEMQRLSLQSMIRQGHPVKLYTYDDVAAVQAVVPPGVIVADAGNVVPASICQHAVKNSEIRYFSDIFRYAVLHEFGGWWLDTDIVLVKPLDFGREHVFSTQWSGVENGHVCAGDVMRAPKGSLHMANLYALSQRRLFGEKRVEYGAVGPLLLSEYLLLSDDEELQSSILPPTTFNAIAWHEVDLFASESRAGFELLSDPRVTGIHLWGKSWADRSMRFEAVSEQSVAGYLKKLVLEPIG
- a CDS encoding adenylate/guanylate cyclase domain-containing protein yields the protein MSSRRVQILVALVLTALWGAGIYAAHANGHLQFLDRIEATLTDLRTQVRGVQHAPDLVTIVAIDDTVIKRGGSYPLPRADLARVVDTIVQFKPKVIAIDLLLVDRSAAIGDATLANTLATGPMVLAAAAIFPSASETVAPGSEGPLAVLPQAERFLLPLPAFADHAEVGVVNVATGQSGSPLSVPMLFRTRDKVELSFPLRVATRALDKPLTIAPDHLMLGDRAVPTDTDFALPITYYGPRRTIRTVSAQSIFDGTLDRAAIENRIVVIGAAVAGGGDFYPTPFDSLMPGVEVVSTAITHLVAGDGIVRDRKVHITDALTAILLPMLLVGLLAWRRSALGIVAAAIVMIAWAGLNLFAFTHGIWLNAATTLAAAVPPVAVFAGVQLWAGGRRTQYLTAKSRSLAQLQAPAVQEWLARDPNFLLKPVRQDGAAVFIDLSGFTTLTERIDPDELQDVLEAFHVLIDKTAIDCGGMITSFLGDGAMILFGLPSAMPDDAARALKCSIELYRSVDRWIASLPPAIRGQLGFKIGAHCGPIVASRLGESHQHITANGDTVNVASRLMEVAAQNCARLALTDTLLDAADFQGAPEGILSGPLLTPIRGRSGVVTVWFWRDQGEPGQPATRAEMID